One stretch of Vogesella indigofera DNA includes these proteins:
- a CDS encoding PA2778 family cysteine peptidase, which translates to MLTTLIRQLGALRLALPAALCSLLLAACASTPLQPVTLAPGEPTRAELVDTPFFPDDSHFCGPAALATSLSAVGLATTPAQLVGQVFLPGREGSLQIEMLSGARRQGAVAMVIPGTLTALKQEIDAGHPVVVLQNLGLSWAPSWHYAVVVGYDLEREQLLLRSGPMRRQVMTLRTFGHTWQRSRFWAFVALPPGRLPASVAEQDATRALVAFERNAKPAAAVTAYRAALQRWPHNATLAMGLGNALYGAGDLPAAVQVFRDTATTHQLAAAYNNLARILLQQGRAAEARQAATDGLALAGPLRATLLDTLRDIEQAAMSQPGS; encoded by the coding sequence ATGCTGACAACGCTGATCCGGCAGTTGGGGGCGCTACGACTGGCGCTCCCGGCTGCGCTGTGTTCGCTGCTGCTGGCCGCCTGCGCCAGCACGCCGCTGCAGCCGGTCACGCTCGCGCCCGGTGAGCCGACCCGCGCCGAGCTGGTCGATACCCCGTTCTTCCCCGATGACAGCCATTTCTGCGGCCCGGCGGCGCTGGCGACCAGCCTGTCCGCCGTCGGGCTGGCGACCACGCCGGCGCAGCTGGTGGGGCAGGTATTCCTGCCGGGGCGGGAAGGCTCGCTGCAGATCGAGATGCTCAGCGGTGCGCGGCGCCAGGGCGCGGTGGCGATGGTGATCCCCGGCACGCTGACGGCGCTGAAACAGGAAATCGATGCCGGGCATCCGGTGGTGGTGCTGCAGAACCTGGGCTTGTCGTGGGCGCCGTCCTGGCACTACGCGGTGGTGGTCGGCTACGACCTTGAGCGGGAGCAGTTGCTGCTGCGCTCGGGGCCGATGCGGCGGCAGGTGATGACGCTGCGCACCTTCGGCCATACCTGGCAGCGCAGCCGGTTCTGGGCCTTCGTCGCGCTGCCGCCGGGGCGTTTGCCGGCGAGTGTCGCGGAACAGGATGCGACGCGGGCGCTGGTGGCCTTCGAGCGCAACGCCAAGCCGGCGGCGGCGGTCACCGCCTATCGCGCGGCGTTGCAACGTTGGCCGCACAACGCCACGCTGGCGATGGGGCTGGGCAATGCGCTGTACGGCGCCGGTGACTTGCCGGCGGCTGTGCAGGTGTTCCGCGACACCGCCACAACGCACCAGCTGGCGGCCGCCTACAACAACCTGGCGCGCATCCTGCTGCAACAGGGGCGTGCTGCCGAGGCCCGGCAGGCGGCGACGGATGGCCTGGCACTGGCCGGCCCGCTGCGTGCCACGCTGCTGGACACGCTGCGCGACATCGAACAGGCCGCCATGTCGCAGCCCGGCTCCTGA
- a CDS encoding PA2779 family protein, translating into MKRFQRTLALVVCCSMLNVSMLQSAQAAMVSTEEVARLGATSSPDSGHARLAAVMARDNVRSEMERLGIDPASAQERVAALTDEEAANLADQIDKAPAGGIIGAILFVFFVLLVTDVLGFTKVFPFTRSVR; encoded by the coding sequence ATGAAACGTTTTCAGCGCACGCTCGCCCTTGTTGTCTGCTGCTCCATGCTCAACGTCAGCATGCTGCAGTCCGCCCAGGCCGCCATGGTGAGCACCGAAGAAGTCGCCCGCCTGGGCGCTACCAGCAGTCCTGATTCCGGCCACGCCCGGCTGGCCGCGGTGATGGCACGAGACAATGTGCGTAGCGAAATGGAACGTCTCGGCATCGACCCGGCCAGCGCGCAGGAGCGCGTCGCCGCGCTGACCGACGAGGAAGCGGCCAATCTGGCCGACCAGATTGACAAGGCGCCCGCCGGCGGCATCATCGGCGCCATCCTGTTTGTATTCTTCGTGTTGCTGGTCACCGATGTCCTCGGCTTTACCAAGGTGTTCCCGTTCACCCGCTCCGTGCGCTGA
- a CDS encoding GNAT family N-acetyltransferase: MHCRFHTAIDDIAANLWNALNVTGSPFLSHAFLAAAERHGAVAPALGWQPAHVTLHADDGSLLGAQPLYLRTHSFGDFSHDWAWADAYQRLGQRYYPKLVCGIPYTPASGARQLIHRDADRASVSRALLHASLQLASSEQASSLQYLYLDDDAALRAALASQGFLLRRGCQFHWHNAGYRDFDDFLATFCADKRKKVKRERRRVAEAGLRIEIRHGDDIDDALWRQIYPHYVSTFRRFGNHPAFSLGFFREIGRTLARQLVVFLTRDASDAVVAAAICYRSDDTLYGRHWGAAADYHSLHFALCFYEGIDYCIREGLQHFEPGAQGEHKVSRGFVPEATWSAFHIADPRLRGMIGDFLRREQQAVAQYQDEMAEHLPFRQQD; encoded by the coding sequence GCCTTCCTGGCGGCGGCGGAGCGCCACGGCGCGGTGGCGCCGGCACTGGGCTGGCAGCCGGCGCACGTCACGCTGCACGCCGACGACGGCAGCCTGCTTGGCGCGCAGCCGCTGTACCTGCGCACGCACTCGTTCGGCGATTTCTCGCACGACTGGGCGTGGGCCGACGCCTACCAGCGCCTCGGCCAGCGCTACTACCCGAAACTGGTGTGCGGCATCCCCTACACCCCGGCCAGCGGCGCGCGGCAGCTGATCCACCGCGACGCCGACCGCGCCAGCGTCAGCCGCGCGCTGCTGCACGCCAGCCTGCAGCTGGCTAGCAGCGAACAGGCGTCCTCGCTGCAATACCTGTATCTGGACGACGATGCCGCGCTGCGCGCAGCGCTGGCCAGCCAGGGCTTCCTGCTGCGTCGCGGTTGCCAGTTCCACTGGCACAACGCCGGCTACCGCGACTTCGACGACTTCCTCGCCACCTTCTGTGCCGACAAGCGCAAGAAGGTGAAGCGCGAACGGCGTCGCGTCGCCGAGGCCGGCCTGCGCATCGAAATTCGCCACGGCGACGACATCGACGACGCGCTGTGGCGGCAGATCTACCCGCACTACGTGTCGACCTTCCGCCGCTTCGGCAATCACCCTGCGTTCAGCCTCGGTTTCTTCCGCGAGATTGGCCGCACGCTGGCGCGGCAGCTGGTGGTGTTTCTGACGCGCGACGCCAGCGACGCGGTGGTCGCCGCCGCCATCTGCTACCGCAGCGATGACACCCTGTACGGCCGCCACTGGGGCGCGGCTGCGGATTACCACAGCCTGCACTTTGCGCTGTGCTTCTACGAAGGCATCGATTACTGCATCCGCGAAGGACTGCAGCACTTCGAGCCCGGCGCCCAGGGCGAGCACAAGGTCAGCCGCGGTTTTGTGCCTGAAGCGACGTGGTCGGCATTCCACATCGCCGACCCGCGCCTGCGCGGCATGATCGGCGACTTCCTGCGGCGCGAACAGCAGGCGGTTGCACAGTATCAGGACGAGATGGCGGAGCATCTGCCGTTCCGGCAGCAGGACTGA